acaatgacaaagtgaaaacatgtttagacatttttgcaaatatatagaaaattaaatacagaaatatctcatttacatatgtattcatccGAGTTAATACTTTGtgaaagcacctttggcagcaattacagctgtgagttgtCTTCAATGTCTGACAGCTTTGCACTTCTGGATTTTAGGATTTTCTCCCTTGCAGATTTTCTtaagctctgttaagttagatagggaacagcaatcttcaagtctttccacagatttaaTGGTATCCAAGTCTGGTctatggctgggccactcaagcacTTTGActgtatgctttgggtcattgccCTATTGGAACGTAAATCGTTGCCCAGTCTAAGGTAGTttgcaggttctcatcaaggatttgcctgtatttggctccattcattgttccctctatcctaaCCAgtctccctgccactgaaaagcatccttcacagtagggatggtgttagacaggtgatgagctgtgccagGTTCTCTCCCGGCatagcgctttgcattcaggccaaagagttatatTTTTGTCTCAGATCACATCATCTTTTGTCTTATGAGCTCagtctttcatgtgcctttttgcaaactccaggcgtgcagtcatgtgcctttttctcaggagtggcttccgtctggtccctctcccataaagcccagattggtgaagtgctttagagactgttgtccttctgacaagttctcccatctcagccaaggaactatgtagttctgtcagagtggtcatttgGGTCTTGTGACCACCctggcagagtctgggtagttccatattttttcaATTTCCCAATTTTGGAGACCACTGTACTCTTGAAAACTTTCAACACTAgtttatacccttccccagatatatgcctcatcacaattatATCTTGGAGATATAtggacttcatggtatagttcctgctctgacatgcactgtcaaatgttggaccttatatagacaggtgtttcttcataaatcatgtccaaacaattgaattggccacagttATAGTGACATCTCAAGGATTGGATGCACCcaagctcaatttggagtgtcatagcaaaagggtgagaatacttatgtaaatgagacatttctatatttaatttccaataaattagcaaacatttctaaaaacatgttttcactttgtcattatggggtattgtgtatagatgcaggagaaaaaatatttaatccattttaaaatcaaggttatgagtactttctgaaggcactgtgtgattgtgtgggggggggggcgttACCTCAGGAGGTGGCAATGGCACAGCCACAGCTATAGGGGTCTCTGGTTGACTTGGGACCACAACTGTGACTGGACCATTAACCTCTGTAGCTGGCCGCTGACCAACACCCTCCACCCTGACATCCTCCAAACCAGGAATAGAGGAGAGCTACATAGAACAAAATCAGGACGCACTGACATTATCATATTGGTATGCCCAGAGCAGCAAAGCACATAACAGTAGAACAACATCAAAGACAAGAGTAAAGTCTTAGTATTGTATACAAAACACATACATAAGCTGGGTTACCTACCTTTGCTTCCAAAATGCTGAGGGTAGTTTCAATCTGCTGTATCCGAAGAGATATGCATGCAAGTTTCTCTTCGCAAACTGTCGAAAAACGATTGAGAAAGCGGACAGTGTGCACTATGAACTGGTTGAGATAGGCAACGACTCTCCTCTGTTGTATGGCTGGGACCTGTGACCATATCATTCAGTATCATGGGAAAAATACAATGTTTATTTACTTACAGAGTTGGGGAGTTCAAAAACATTTACTACACATACTCGTTAGATACAACATTTACTTGTTACATTATTTGGCTGAGAGTCATTCAGCTTGTTTACATATGGCTAATTTAGCTACAGTAGCCACCAAGATAACTTCCGCTACGGAAAACACTCACCTTGGTCAGATCTATTCCTGATCCCACAATCGGTAAACCGTCCTCGTCCATGTTTTTATCGTTCTGGCAAACTATCGATTAACTCGCTATTACTTTGTTTAATAGTAATATCTTACTGAAAATCTGCAAAAGCGAGATCGACATTTTATTACGCCTCATGTGACTTCACTGTGACCCAAGTCTGACGTCACTATTCTTCTGCTCTTCCGGGTATATCAGCCAATGAGGTGCTTAGTTTTCTACTTCTTTATTGGAAATCCAAATGAACCCAAGTCTGAAGGTGCATACCTCCATCTCCTGAACTGGAGGGTTAACAGTTCATTGCCACAAATGTAGTGTGTTCAATACACCACAAGGAGGGAGTACAGTATAATGGTTAATACATGTGCAGTGTCTCAAAACAAGCCACAATTCTGTTGATCCAGGCAAGGAGAACTTAGTTACTGTGTAATATGGTTTGCAGAGATGATGAGTTAATGGATAAAGCCATCAACACAAATTATTTGGCAACTTAATTTTGATGATGACTCAGATGCTATCGTCTTTTAGAGAGAACCCACAATGTGAGTGCACGCACGTGTGTTGCATTGGATCATGCCTGATTAGTTGTGAACTATTACTACATAGGAGCGCAGCAGAACCAATGGAAAACAAAACACAGGAAACCAAAAATGCTGTCCAACTTGACCTCAATCTGAACTCTACAAGGATTCTGTTTGATTTGAAATGGAACCCTTTAACCTGACCCAAGAGCAAACTGAAGCCATAGTCCATGCCCAGCATTGCCCACCTGATCATAAAACAAATCTGAAAGCCCAGTCCATGCCAATTAAACCTAGTTCAACAGGCAGGAACAGTCTCTACCCAGTTTCAAAAAAATTGTTATGAAGaactcaacaaaaaaaatctaaattgacCTCCTGAGTCAGAACCTATCCAGAGAGTGTTGGGAGCAGATC
This DNA window, taken from Oncorhynchus nerka isolate Pitt River linkage group LG23, Oner_Uvic_2.0, whole genome shotgun sequence, encodes the following:
- the LOC115107063 gene encoding WASH complex subunit 3-like — encoded protein: MDEDGLPIVGSGIDLTKVPAIQQRRVVAYLNQFIVHTVRFLNRFSTVCEEKLACISLRIQQIETTLSILEAKLSSIPGLEDVRVEGVGQRPATEVNGPVTVVVPSQPETPIAVAVPLPPPEASPNITEPRAAGDSWMTVAKDPRYARYLKMVQVGVPVMAIKNKMVQEGLDPNLLDTPDAPVPDAVKKKTLDHDDDSDDGSESSFSD